A window of [Ruminococcus] lactaris ATCC 29176 genomic DNA:
CCATGATCAGCTCATTTGTCAGTGTGGCGGTTGTAAAAACGCACAAAAAACCAAAAATAATATATAGGACGATAAATTTTAAGTGCAAAATACTTTTCATGATGTTCCCCCGGATATCATCTGTTGTAAAAATTATTTCGTTTCAAATTTGTAGCCGATTCCCCACACGGTACTCAGACTCCAGTGAGGATGATCCTTGATCTTTTCACGAAGTCTCTTGATATGAACGTCAACGGTTCTTGTATCACCGATGTACTCATATCCCCAGATGCGGTCAAGAAGCTGCTCACGGGTGAAGACCTGATTCGGTGAAGCGGCAAGGCAGTATAAAAGCTCCAGTTCTTTTGGAGGCATTTCTACATTTTTCCCGTCACAGAGAACAGAATAATTGGTCAGATTGATCGTCAGTCCTTCATATTCAACGCATTTGGTCTTTTCCCGGGCGGGTTCAGCCTGTCTGCCGACCTGATAGCGGCGGAGTACGGCACGCACACGGGCAACCATTTCTTTTGCGT
This region includes:
- a CDS encoding response regulator transcription factor; protein product: MIGKQKILIVDDDENIAELISLYLTKECFDTKMVYNGEDALAAFDTYQPNLILLDLMLPGIDGYQVCREIRAKSVTPIIMLSAKSEVFDKVLGLELGADDYIMKPFDAKEMVARVRAVLRRYQVGRQAEPAREKTKCVEYEGLTINLTNYSVLCDGKNVEMPPKELELLYCLAASPNQVFTREQLLDRIWGYEYIGDTRTVDVHIKRLREKIKDHPHWSLSTVWGIGYKFETK